A segment of the Nostoc sp. TCL26-01 genome:
ATGGCTATTTTCCCTTTAAATACTCCTAAAAATTCCTTATTGACAAAAATTCCCCAAGTCCGCCGTCGCCAAGGTAAAGTGCGAGATGCTCATATCACTCTGGCACATGGTAGTGGTGGTAAAGCCATGCGCGATTTAATCGATGATATTTTTGTGAGTAACTTTGATAATCCTATTTTGGCACAATTAGAAGACCAAGCCAGCTTCAATTTATCGACTCTCATTCAACAAGGAGATAGACTAGCATTTACCACAGATTCCTATGTAGTAGATCCTCTATTTTTTCCTGGTAGTGATATAGGTGAATTAGCTGTCAATGGAACTGTAAATGATTTAGCTGTGAGTGGTGCTAAACCTTTATATCTTACTTGTAGTGTCATTTTAGAAGAAGGATTACCAATAGAAACCCTCCGCCGTGTAGCTACCAGTATGAAAATTGCTGCACAAAAAGCAGGTGTGCAAATTGTGACTGGTGACACAAAAGTCGTTCATCGTGGTGCTGCGGATAAACTGTTTATTAACACGGCTGGTGTAGGTGTTATTCCCGCAGGCATCAATATTTCTGCTCATAATATACAACCAGGAGATGCCATAATTATTAATGGCGAATTAGGTAATCATGGGGCAGCGATTTTAATTGCTCGTGGAGAATTAGCCCTAGAAACTAATATAGAAAGTGACTGTCAACCGTTACATGAGTTAGTAGCAAATATCCTGCAAGTATGCCCTGAAGTTCATGCTATGCGGGATGCCACAAGAGGTGGTTTAGCTACAGTTTTAAATGAATTTGCCACTAGTTCTGATGTAGGGATACGCCTCTATGAAGAATCTATTCCTGTGCGAGAGGAAGTCAAGGGAATTTGTGAAATTTTAGGCTTAGATCCCCTATATTTAGCCAATGAAGGCAAATTAGTAGTAGTGGTGAAGAATGAACAGGTAGATACAGTTTTATCCGTAATGCAATCTCACCCAGCAGGTAAAGATGCGTGTATGATTGGTGAGGTTATTGCTACACCACCTGGGATAGTTTTACTAAAAACTACTTTTGGTACAGAACGGATTGTTGATATGTTGGTGGGCGATCAATTGCCACGAATCTGTTGATAATAGGTGGATTTGTTGATGCACGAACTAGGAATTACGCAAAATATTGTAGCCATTGTCAATGAATATGCCAAAGGCGCAAAAGTCAACCGAATTGTCGTAGAAATTGGACAACTATCGGCAATTATGCCTGATGCAGTGCAATTTTGTTTTGATATTTGTACCCAAGGTACAGTTTTGGCAGGAGCCACATTAGAAATTATTGCCATTCCTGGTTTAGCGCAATGTCGTCAATGTGGGGCAAAAATTGCTTTAGACAAACCATTTGGTATTTGTGATTGTGGTAGCGTGCATCTAGATTTAATTACCGGGGAAGAACTAAAAATTAAAGAGATAGAAATTGAGGAAATATGTGTGTAACCTGCGGTTGTTCTGATGATGCTCAAACCATAATTACTAATCTAGAAACAGGTGATATGGCACAAAACCACAATCATCATACCCACACTTTACCTGATGGTACTGTCATCACTCATGCTCATGGTCACGCTCATCACCAGGACGTGTCCCAAATTCATGCAAAAATTCACAATACAACTATATCTCTAGAACAAGATATTTTAGCTAAAAATAATCTTTTGGCAGCCCAAAATCGGGGATGGTTTAAAGGTAGAAATATTCTCGCTGTAAACTTAATGAGTTCTCCTGGGGCAGGGAAAACAACTCTATTAACTCGCACTATTAATGACCTAAAACAACAACTATCTATTAGTGTTATTGAAGGCGATCAAGAAACAATGAATGATGCACAAAAAATTCGAGAAACAGGCTGTGCAGTTGTCCAAATCAACACGGGTACAGGCTGTCATTTAGATGCGTCAATGATAGAAAAAGGTTTACAACAACTCAACCCGCCATTAAATTCAGTGGTGATGATTGAGAATGTAGGAAATTTAGTTTGTCCAGCTTTATTTGATTTAGGAGAACAGGCAAAGGTAGTAATTCTCTCAGTTACAGAGGGTGAAGATAAGCCAATTAAATACCCTCATATGTTTCGTAATACTGAGATTATGATTCTCACAAAAATTGATTTATTGCCTTATCTCCAGTTTGATGTAGATCGTTGTATTGCATATGCTCAACAGGTAAATCCTCATATACAAATTTTTCAAGTGTCAGCAACTACAGGTACTGGTTTAGATAATTGGTATAAGTGGTTAACTGAAAAAAATAACCTTTAAAAAAATTCGTCCAGCATATCCCAAGTAGAAGTTTGAGACATCAATTCATCTAACCAACTTTCTATTTGTAAGCGCAAACGATCGCCTGCAACATCCTTAGTGCTACTCAAAACAGGTAGTTGAGCTAAAGCACGACGATAGTCAGCGATCGCACAATTCCAATCACCCCAAAGATGGTAAGTTCTGCCACGTCCAGCCCAGATATGAGCTTCTAACTGACCAAACAGTAGTGTAATATCAAAATTGTCAATTGCTTGCTCATATTTGCCCAAATCGCGCAAAGTGATCCCGCGATTAATCCATGCTCGCACATGACGAGGATTTAAATCGATCGCCCGATCATAATCTGCTAGTGCTGTTGATAGTTCTCCACGCGCGGCATAATAATTAGCACGATTGTTGTAAGCACTGGGCAAACAAGGATTTAATTCCAAAGCTGTATTGTAATCTTGTAGTGCTTGTTGTGCCTGTCCACTTTGGAAATAAATTAGTCCCCGGTTATTGTAATCAACCGCATTATGTGGATCACGGTTAATCAATTGGTTCAGTAAAGCGATCGCTTCCGGATAATTGCCCTGTTGTGCTAACCTCAAAGCTCTAGAACGCAGGTAACTATCATCTAAAGCTGAATCTCTATCATGATTAGCTGTATGTGCTTGAGGATTAAATGTAGTTTTGGCTACAAATTGGTAACTGTTGTTTTGCTGGTCACCAAAAGCTAAAAATGATTGACTGTTCATCTGTTCCTACCCTAGCTGCTTCATCTCAAAATCAAATTAGAGTTTTTGCTGTAGTTTGTTAAAGATTTATTTCCATCCCAGCAAACCTGATACAGAAAATTTACGCTCCAATCTACTAATACATACGTGACTCTTGAGGTAAATTCCTGAAACAAAAAATTATTAATCTCTAAGACGATTCCAGTAGTCAGAGAAACAAATTGGTAAAATGCCACAAGGAAGTAGGGGAGATGAGGAGATGGGGGGATGAGGGGAAAGAACCTATATAAGTATTTTCTCCTTGTCCCCTTGTCCCCTTGTCCCCTTGTTCCCAATCCCCAATCCCCAATCCCCAACCCTTATGACAACAATTTCCCAACAAAACACTGCCGACTTAAGTGCTGATGATTACGTCGTCGTTGGTTTAGCTACGTGCTTTATTAAAGAAGATGGCGAAGTGCATCAGATAGATGTGATTGAACCGATTCCTTCAGCAGCCTTAGAAGCAATTTTCAAAGGTATTCCCACCTCCTATAAATTGGCTTATGCCACCAATATAGGCGCAGTAGTCAACGGTGATGAGCCAATCTTACCAGCAGGTTTCCCCGACTCAGCCCAGTTTGGCGATGAATTTGTCTTACGGGTGTTGTCATCTGCTCGTACTTACAAGCGTCGTGAAAGTTCTCAAGCTCTCATTCCTCTGGGTACAACCTACACAGATTTTCAATACTCCCTTGAACGGAAGCGGGTGTTGAACGCTAGTAGAGTCGTTACCAAAGACGATAACGTCAAACAACATTCTCACACTCATAAAGTGCTTTAAATATAATCAATCATGCTGAAACTGTATGGAGGCGCTCGTAGTCGCGCTACAATCCCTAGATGGTATTTGGAAGAACTAGGAGTTCCCTACGAATTTGTCTTGCTAGATATGCAAGCAGGCGAACACCGTCAACCAGAATACTTGCAAATTAACCCCTTTGGTAAAGTGCCGGCAATTGTTGATGGAGATTTCCAGCTTTGGGAATCAGGAGCCATTTTGCTGTATCTGACCGATAAGTATGGCAAATCTCCACTTTCACCAGCAGAACGTGGCATACTCTCCCAGTGGATATTATTTGCCAATGCCACCCTTGGCCCTGGTATTTTTGTAGAAGCAAGTCGAGAACGGGAACTACCCCGGCTGTTAACTCCACTCAATGAAATGTTTCAGCAGCAACCTTTTGTACTCGGCAATGAATTTAGCGTTGCTGATGTCGCGGTAGGCTCAATATTGGCTTACATTCCCATCATGTTAAAGCTGGACTTGAGTAATTATCCCGCAGTCGTCAACTACATCCAGCAAATTAACGAACGTCCAGCATATCAAAAAGCGATCGCCGGACGATCTTGATCAGGATACCTCCAAAAATGATTGTAGAGACGATGCAGTAGAGACGTTGCAGTGCAACGTCTCTACAAGAATTTCCGGCAACTAACGATAATTGGTGAATTGCAAAGCCACGGGATAATCTTCTTGCTTGAGGCGTTGGATGACAACTTGCAAATCATCCTTTGATTTAGCCGTGACTCGCACAGCATCACCTTGAATGGCGGCTTGAACTTTTTTAAATTCATCCCGAATCAATTTAGATATTTGCTTGGCAATATCTTGATTAATGCCTTTTTTCAGAGTAATTTCTTGACGGACACGATTACCACTAGCTGATTCTACTTTGCCAAAATCAAAGATTTTTTGAGAGAGATTACGCTTGGCAGCTTTTTCGCGGAGAATGTTGTGAACGGAATCTAAGGTAAACTCACTATCAGTTCCAACAGTAATTTTTTCCTCACTCAACTCAACAGTAGTTTGAGTGTCTTTGAGATCGTAACGACTTTTCAGTTCTCGCACGACTTGATCGACGGCGTTAACTAATTCTTGTCGATCAAAGTCGCTGACAATATCAAAGGAATAAGTAGAAGCCATAAATAATATCTAGTTACTAGCTTGCATGATGCTCAGAACAACGAGAGTCGTAGAGCTAAGAGTGCCGATCGCGTACATGAGCGATCGCAAAAACGGTATATTCAAAATATAGAAGACCGAGTATAGCAGACGCACTACTATAAAGGCGATCGTTGCCCACACTGCTATTTGAGAATTCACCCCAGTGACATAAGCCATAAGTGCAGCTGCGGCAAAAATCATAAACGCCTCAAAGGAATTTTGATGCGCCCAAGTCGCTCTTTGCCCATAAGGCGGCAATTTCTCAAACATAGCCCGTGGAGCATAAATATCATATCCCACACGCACACGCGCATAAGCCACCACTAAAAATGGCACATAAATCAGCACCGCAGCTGCGGCAATTGCATATAAAAAAATAATCATGTTTTCTAGTCATTAGTCAGTAGTCATTAGTCAACAGTCCATAGTCGAGATTTTTGACTATTGACTGCCGACTAATCGAAGTAGAAAAGTGTTACCACCTTTCTCTGTTCTTCCGCGTCTCCACAGGTTTGGAGCAGAGTACGGCTATCATGAAATGCAAAGCAGATGAGCTGCTGGCATCGGGAAATAATTTCCTTATTGCACAAATAACTAGCTTCAGCGAGAGACAAGTTATCATTACTAGGATTTTCGACTAGGTGCATGACTTGCTCTAGTTGCTGGCGCGATTCATGTGGCTGACGTTCCAAACTTTGCGGTAAAATTACCGTCAACAAATTGGGATCAGCCCGCATCGCTCCCTTAATGGCAGCTGAATTAGTACCCGTAGCACCAGAAGTAATGACTCGATTCCCTGACAAAACCAGAGCGTAAGTCATCATTTCAATCAGATTCTGATGCGTAATTGGCACGTGACGAGAACCGAGCAAAGCGATTCGTTTAGAACCTGTTTGCTGGATTGTCGCCAGTTCTTGCGCTAACGTATCGAGGTTGATGAGGTCTATTGACTGGCTCAAAGACGGAGGTAATCAGATTAAACAACCCAGCTATTCTACCAAACAGCGTGTAAGTACGAAGCGAACTTAGGTCACATACCAGATAAATTTTTTGAGAGAGGAGGGAATAGGGGAATAGGCAATAGGCAAATAGGCAATAGGCAATAGGGGAAGAATTTATGCTTTGCTAGGTAGTTATGGCCTTTGCTGGAGTCAAACCAAGCTTAGAGAGCAAGCGATCGCCATCAAAATGCTCCCTCATTAACTGACGAATACACTCAACCTTAATTGGCTCGTGAACACGTACTTGTCCAAAAGTCCGATCAACAATTTCCACAGTCGTCAAAGTATCCAAATCAACAGAGAGAATCGGGATCTCTAATTCTTCAGCCCGGCTGAGAATAAACTGCGGTGGTGGTAATTGTCCAGTCAGGATGAGACATTGAGTAGAAGTTTCTAAAGCTGCTTGCTGAATCTCCACCCGATCGCCTCCTGTCACCACTGCCATATTCCGGCGTTTGCGGAAATATTTCACAGCCGCATTGACATTCATCGCCCCAATAGCTAGACTCTCAACCATCAAATCCAAGCGATCGCTCCGACACAGCACCTCAGCATTTAACTGCTTCACCAGTTCGCCAACACTGACACTTTGCAACAAATCATTTTTCGGCAGCATAGCCAGAACAGCAATACCGCGCTGTTCCAAATATGGGCGCAAGAAATTGTTAACTGTCTCTGTGTGTGCAGATGGGATATCGTTGATCACAACACCAATTAAGCGATCGCCCAAACGCTCTTGAGCCGACAACAAAGACTCAACCGACAACAGAGATTTATAACGACTTACCAACAATACAGCAGCATCTAAAACTTCTGCCACCTGTAGCAAAGACAAATCAAACAAATGTCCTTCAGCCAAATCACCAGGGCCTTCCAGCAACACCAAATCCCCACGAGGAACCTGTAAATATTGCTGTACCAAAGATTGACGATAATCAGTTTTGTCTTCACCAAGCAGGCGTTTTTGGACTCTAGCTTCATCTAAAGCCAGCATTGTAGGGGCAATGCGGTTTGCTGATAAGTTGAGACTATGAGTAATAAACTCAACATCTTCCTCAACCACAGTGCCATCAGAGGTACTCAAACTATTGCCTAATGGTTTGCCATAAGCAATATCTAATCCTTGTTGCTGTAGCTGATGAGATAAACCCAAAACCGTTGCCGACTTACCGCTATAAGTCTCAGTTGAGCCAATCAGCAAATGTTTAGCAGATTTTGGCACAAATGCACTCCTAATTTCAAAAGTAAGTAAAACCCAGCCAGGTGTTTACTAATTTTAGTTGGTTCCGGGAAAAACTTTGGGGATTCTCTCAAGGTAATTTTTCTCAATGTACTTTTTTGATGTAATGTAACTACTTGAAAAAATAAATATTTTTACTAGTAAAATCATAAATATTTACTAAATATCAGAGACTTTTCCTTTATTTATATAAAAATAGTTATTGAATGTTTAATTACCTAAACAATTTATCAAACATAACAAATTTTCCAGAACAGGTAATGGGTAATCAGTAATCGGCAATCATTCATAGGTAAGAATTGTCGCTCAATTACCAATTGAAAACTACCAATAACCAATTACACCTCTTTACCCTCATATGCACAACCAACTTTTATTCATCTATACGCAAGAGCTTGCGGTAAAATGACTGAGAAAAATCAGTTAATTTATAACGTTTATGATTTTCCATTAATTCAATCAAAAAACTAATAAATTCAAAACTTGCCATCATCACCTCATAACTAAAATCAGCATTGCCATCAAACTGCATTCGGCAACGGGTTAAGTCTGAAGGTAGAGTAGCAACATTCCAAGAGGCAACAAAGGGAACATTATCACCAGCCTCTATTTTACGTTGTCCTTCGAGAATACCTTTCTGGTAGAGACTGATAGCCAGAGGTAAAAAATTGCGTTTAGTGCCTTGAACGTAAGGCAAGTAGACGCTAGCTTGTTGTGGAGTAGCAGGTTGTAGTTGCTCAATAGACATTTTTGAATATTCCTCAAGTTAATTGACAACTAGGGATATTAGTAACTTTCGATAGTATTCCCAAAAAATTTGAGTTATTTACAAGGGGACTGGGTAATGGGTAATGGGGACTGGGTAATGGGTAATGGGTAATGGGTAATGGGAGAAAGAACCTATACAAGTATTTTCTCCTTATCCCCTTATCCCCTTCCCTATCCCCTGTCACCTGTCACCTATCCCCTATCCCCTATCCCCTATCCCCTATCCCCTATCCCCTAATTTCTTCAGAATGATAGCAATAACACAAGTTACTGCTAAGAAATATTAAAATTTCAGTTAAAATAATGCTGCATTAGCTTTTCTTGAAGCTGGGCGCAATAACAACTAGAATCCTCACCGTAAGGTGGTGAATACTGGTATTGCAGTTTCTACCAACAATGAACTGTGGCAACTTTGCTACCACTACTTCCAATCTGAAGTTCTGTTTAGGGATGACTCATTTTGTAATGATTCATGAGGAGTAGTTTCTCATTTGATTGCTCAAATGGCTCAAAATTGGCGAATATAGCTGCCATAGTTTAGCGTTATCTGATTCCCAGCTTCTTTTGAGGTGTAGATAAATACGGTTTTTGAATCAAATAACTTATGCCAGCGAATTCCTGGCCCGACAACGATTCCTACAAAGAGCTTGATCCACTCAACTCCTTGTTGTCTGACCTATCGGCAACTGAGGAATCAGTGGTAGAAACACGGGATTTGTCTCTCATATCCCGGTTTCAAGGACGTAGACGTAAAGCTGCTCTGGTTTTAACCATAGTCTGGAGTGGCACGATCGCTCTACATCTAGCTTCCTGGGCCTCTATCTTTATACTAGGGCTGACTACCATTTTAGGAATTCATGCTTTAGTCGTAATTTTTGCTAGACCCCGCCATTATCCAAAAGAGATTCAGGGCAGTTTACCCTTTGTATCTATCTTGGTAGCCGCGAAAAATGAGGAAGCAGTCATTGGTAAGTTAGCCAAGAGCCTTTGTAATCTGGAATATCCCAACGGGCAATACGAAGTTTGGATAATTGACGACAATAGTACCGATAAAACCCATGATGTATTAGTAGAATTAGCCAAAGAATACGACAAGCTCAAAGTACTCAGGCGTTCTGCTCAAGCTACTGGTGGTAAATCGGGAGCATTAAATCAAGTTTTGCCATTAACTAAGGGTGAAATTATAGCCGTGTTTGATGCTGATGCCCAAGTGGCATCAGATATGCTAGTTCAGGTAGTACCTTTGTTTCAGCGAGATAAGGTGGGGGCGGTGCAGGTGCGAAAAGCGATCGCCAACGCCAAGCACAACTTCTGGACAAAGGGGCAAATGTCCGAAATGGCTCTGGATACTTGGTTCCAGCAACAGCGTACTGCCTTGGGCGGCATTGGTGAACTGCGGGGTAATGGTCAATTTGTCCGTCGCCAAGCTCTAGATAGCTGCGGCGGTTGGAATGAAGAAACCATCACTGATGATTTGGATCTGACTTTCCGCCTACATCTTGACAAATGGGATATTGAATGCTTATTCTATCCTGCCGTGCTGGAAGAAGGGGTAACAAATGCGATCGCCCTGTGGCATCAACGCAATCGTTGGGCAGAAGGTGGTTATCAGCGCTACTTAGATTACTGGGATCTGATTCTCAAAAATCGCATGGGTACGCGAAAAACTTGGGATATGCTGATGTTTCTGCTGACAATGTATATCCTGCCGACAGCCGCAATTCCCGATTTGTTAATGGCTATCCTGCGCCATCGCCCACCCATGTTAGGCCCTGTGACTGGTTTGTCGGTAACAATGTCTGTTGTGGGGATGTTTGCTGGCTTGCGACGCATCCGCCAAGAACAGAAATTTTATGTTCATACCCCCCTAGTACTATTACTGCAAACACTACGCGGCTCTTTGTATATGCTGCACTGGCTAGTAGTGATGAGCAGTACCACAGCCCGGATGTCGGTTAGGCCTAAACGCTTGAAATGGGTAAAAACTGTTCATACAGGCAGTGGAGAATAACCCCTAGCGGAAATTTACAAGCCAAAATGCCAAATTCAAATCCTATTTTTGAATTTGGCATTTTTTTAGCAGATTTTGGTCAAAAAAAAGCGATCGCCTGATGAAAGCGATCGCTTAATTATTAATCCGGTTAAAGAGTTACTTGATGATTCCTGAAACAGCCATTACTTCTGGTTCAGAAAT
Coding sequences within it:
- the hypE gene encoding hydrogenase expression/formation protein HypE — protein: MAIFPLNTPKNSLLTKIPQVRRRQGKVRDAHITLAHGSGGKAMRDLIDDIFVSNFDNPILAQLEDQASFNLSTLIQQGDRLAFTTDSYVVDPLFFPGSDIGELAVNGTVNDLAVSGAKPLYLTCSVILEEGLPIETLRRVATSMKIAAQKAGVQIVTGDTKVVHRGAADKLFINTAGVGVIPAGINISAHNIQPGDAIIINGELGNHGAAILIARGELALETNIESDCQPLHELVANILQVCPEVHAMRDATRGGLATVLNEFATSSDVGIRLYEESIPVREEVKGICEILGLDPLYLANEGKLVVVVKNEQVDTVLSVMQSHPAGKDACMIGEVIATPPGIVLLKTTFGTERIVDMLVGDQLPRIC
- the hypA gene encoding hydrogenase maturation nickel metallochaperone HypA; amino-acid sequence: MHELGITQNIVAIVNEYAKGAKVNRIVVEIGQLSAIMPDAVQFCFDICTQGTVLAGATLEIIAIPGLAQCRQCGAKIALDKPFGICDCGSVHLDLITGEELKIKEIEIEEICV
- the hypB gene encoding hydrogenase nickel incorporation protein HypB, encoding MCVTCGCSDDAQTIITNLETGDMAQNHNHHTHTLPDGTVITHAHGHAHHQDVSQIHAKIHNTTISLEQDILAKNNLLAAQNRGWFKGRNILAVNLMSSPGAGKTTLLTRTINDLKQQLSISVIEGDQETMNDAQKIRETGCAVVQINTGTGCHLDASMIEKGLQQLNPPLNSVVMIENVGNLVCPALFDLGEQAKVVILSVTEGEDKPIKYPHMFRNTEIMILTKIDLLPYLQFDVDRCIAYAQQVNPHIQIFQVSATTGTGLDNWYKWLTEKNNL
- a CDS encoding tetratricopeptide repeat protein, which encodes MNSQSFLAFGDQQNNSYQFVAKTTFNPQAHTANHDRDSALDDSYLRSRALRLAQQGNYPEAIALLNQLINRDPHNAVDYNNRGLIYFQSGQAQQALQDYNTALELNPCLPSAYNNRANYYAARGELSTALADYDRAIDLNPRHVRAWINRGITLRDLGKYEQAIDNFDITLLFGQLEAHIWAGRGRTYHLWGDWNCAIADYRRALAQLPVLSSTKDVAGDRLRLQIESWLDELMSQTSTWDMLDEFF
- a CDS encoding glutathione S-transferase family protein, which gives rise to MLKLYGGARSRATIPRWYLEELGVPYEFVLLDMQAGEHRQPEYLQINPFGKVPAIVDGDFQLWESGAILLYLTDKYGKSPLSPAERGILSQWILFANATLGPGIFVEASRERELPRLLTPLNEMFQQQPFVLGNEFSVADVAVGSILAYIPIMLKLDLSNYPAVVNYIQQINERPAYQKAIAGRS
- a CDS encoding YajQ family cyclic di-GMP-binding protein; this encodes MASTYSFDIVSDFDRQELVNAVDQVVRELKSRYDLKDTQTTVELSEEKITVGTDSEFTLDSVHNILREKAAKRNLSQKIFDFGKVESASGNRVRQEITLKKGINQDIAKQISKLIRDEFKKVQAAIQGDAVRVTAKSKDDLQVVIQRLKQEDYPVALQFTNYR
- a CDS encoding MAPEG family protein; this translates as MIIFLYAIAAAAVLIYVPFLVVAYARVRVGYDIYAPRAMFEKLPPYGQRATWAHQNSFEAFMIFAAAALMAYVTGVNSQIAVWATIAFIVVRLLYSVFYILNIPFLRSLMYAIGTLSSTTLVVLSIMQASN
- a CDS encoding DNA recombination-mediator protein A, translated to MSQSIDLINLDTLAQELATIQQTGSKRIALLGSRHVPITHQNLIEMMTYALVLSGNRVITSGATGTNSAAIKGAMRADPNLLTVILPQSLERQPHESRQQLEQVMHLVENPSNDNLSLAEASYLCNKEIISRCQQLICFAFHDSRTLLQTCGDAEEQRKVVTLFYFD
- a CDS encoding phosphotransacetylase family protein; protein product: MPKSAKHLLIGSTETYSGKSATVLGLSHQLQQQGLDIAYGKPLGNSLSTSDGTVVEEDVEFITHSLNLSANRIAPTMLALDEARVQKRLLGEDKTDYRQSLVQQYLQVPRGDLVLLEGPGDLAEGHLFDLSLLQVAEVLDAAVLLVSRYKSLLSVESLLSAQERLGDRLIGVVINDIPSAHTETVNNFLRPYLEQRGIAVLAMLPKNDLLQSVSVGELVKQLNAEVLCRSDRLDLMVESLAIGAMNVNAAVKYFRKRRNMAVVTGGDRVEIQQAALETSTQCLILTGQLPPPQFILSRAEELEIPILSVDLDTLTTVEIVDRTFGQVRVHEPIKVECIRQLMREHFDGDRLLSKLGLTPAKAITT
- the ebsA gene encoding type IV pilus biogenesis protein EbsA, which translates into the protein MSIEQLQPATPQQASVYLPYVQGTKRNFLPLAISLYQKGILEGQRKIEAGDNVPFVASWNVATLPSDLTRCRMQFDGNADFSYEVMMASFEFISFLIELMENHKRYKLTDFSQSFYRKLLRIDE
- a CDS encoding glycosyltransferase family 2 protein, producing MPANSWPDNDSYKELDPLNSLLSDLSATEESVVETRDLSLISRFQGRRRKAALVLTIVWSGTIALHLASWASIFILGLTTILGIHALVVIFARPRHYPKEIQGSLPFVSILVAAKNEEAVIGKLAKSLCNLEYPNGQYEVWIIDDNSTDKTHDVLVELAKEYDKLKVLRRSAQATGGKSGALNQVLPLTKGEIIAVFDADAQVASDMLVQVVPLFQRDKVGAVQVRKAIANAKHNFWTKGQMSEMALDTWFQQQRTALGGIGELRGNGQFVRRQALDSCGGWNEETITDDLDLTFRLHLDKWDIECLFYPAVLEEGVTNAIALWHQRNRWAEGGYQRYLDYWDLILKNRMGTRKTWDMLMFLLTMYILPTAAIPDLLMAILRHRPPMLGPVTGLSVTMSVVGMFAGLRRIRQEQKFYVHTPLVLLLQTLRGSLYMLHWLVVMSSTTARMSVRPKRLKWVKTVHTGSGE